The following proteins come from a genomic window of Pseudomonas sp. MAG733B:
- a CDS encoding adenylosuccinate synthase, whose protein sequence is MGKNVVVLGTQWGDEGKGKIVDLLTEHAAAVVRYQGGHNAGHTLVIDGEKTVLHLIPSGVLREGVQCLIGNGVVVAPDALLREITKLEEKGVPVRERLRISPSCPLILSFHVALDQAREKARGELKIGTTGRGIGPAYEDKVARRGLRVGDLLNMPRFEDKLRELVDYHNFMLVGYYKEPAIEFDKTLAECKEYAELLKPLMLDVTAELHDLRRAGKDIMFEGAQGSLLDIDHGTYPYVTSSNTTAGGVATGSGVGPMFLDYILGITKAYTTRVGSGPFPTELFDEVGAHLAKQGHEFGATTGRARRCGWFDAVILRRAIDVNSISGICLTKLDVLDGLETINICVGYKDAQGNAVAPTDADSYVGLQPVYEEVPGWTESTVGAKTLEELPANARAYIKRVEELIGAPIDIISTGPDRNETIVLRHPFA, encoded by the coding sequence ATGGGTAAGAATGTCGTAGTCCTGGGCACCCAATGGGGTGATGAGGGCAAAGGCAAGATCGTTGATCTGCTGACCGAACATGCTGCCGCCGTAGTGCGCTACCAGGGTGGCCACAACGCTGGCCACACGCTGGTGATCGATGGCGAAAAAACTGTCTTGCACCTGATCCCGTCGGGCGTGTTGCGCGAAGGCGTGCAGTGCCTGATCGGTAACGGCGTGGTGGTTGCACCTGACGCCCTGCTGCGCGAGATCACCAAGCTGGAAGAGAAAGGCGTACCGGTGCGTGAGCGCCTGCGTATCAGCCCGTCCTGCCCGCTGATCCTGTCCTTCCACGTTGCGCTGGACCAGGCCCGTGAAAAGGCCCGTGGCGAGCTGAAGATCGGTACCACCGGTCGCGGCATCGGCCCGGCCTACGAAGACAAGGTTGCACGTCGTGGCCTGCGTGTGGGCGACCTGCTCAACATGCCGCGCTTTGAAGACAAGCTGCGTGAACTGGTGGATTACCACAACTTCATGCTGGTGGGTTACTACAAAGAGCCAGCCATCGAGTTCGACAAGACCCTGGCCGAGTGCAAAGAATACGCTGAGCTGCTCAAGCCGCTGATGCTGGACGTGACTGCCGAGCTGCACGACCTGCGTCGCGCTGGCAAAGACATCATGTTCGAAGGCGCCCAGGGCTCCCTGCTGGACATCGACCACGGTACCTACCCGTACGTGACCAGCTCGAACACTACCGCTGGCGGCGTTGCTACCGGCTCGGGTGTTGGCCCGATGTTCCTGGACTATATCCTCGGCATCACCAAGGCTTACACCACGCGCGTAGGTTCGGGTCCATTCCCGACTGAGCTGTTCGACGAAGTCGGCGCGCACCTGGCCAAACAAGGTCACGAGTTCGGCGCGACGACTGGCCGTGCCCGTCGTTGTGGCTGGTTCGACGCCGTTATCCTGCGTCGCGCTATCGATGTGAACAGCATCTCGGGCATCTGCCTGACCAAGCTGGACGTACTCGACGGTCTGGAAACCATCAATATCTGCGTCGGCTACAAAGATGCGCAAGGTAATGCGGTTGCCCCGACTGATGCAGACAGCTACGTAGGCCTGCAGCCTGTGTACGAAGAAGTGCCGGGCTGGACCGAGTCGACCGTGGGTGCCAAAACCCTGGAAGAGCTGCCAGCTAACGCCCGTGCTTACATCAAACGCGTCGAAGAGCTGATCGGCGCGCCGATTGACATTATTTCGACGGGGCCTGATCGCAACGAAACCATCGTTCTGCGTCATCCGTTCGCTTGA
- a CDS encoding methyl-accepting chemotaxis protein produces the protein MSAVLSLLQSRLLRPVFVTLGIALLVQVLVAVALTRSTVTALEADLGVRLGADSQRLSGELEQAGREVTSSLDSLSTSTRQRLTAGLSSRLKDEQAQLRATLEKDLKDSANDMAQLLASVAPRAMWDSDVPTLSEFARRAQRNPNVLFVVYDDATGQHLTRYLNRENPINKALLEKGQGERALDKVLDAAKNDPSVFYIEASINPNGVEIGKVLMGVSTASVETDLAALDKRFSALIASSDQLVGDSLKGAAADSATAMRARLQSAQSTASEMKANTTSTVQEAASTLRWRIGVFLAVVGFGVLLLLAVVLGRRVVNRLKMLIVAMDDLAAGEGDLTKRVQINSKDEIGDMASAVNRFVDKLQPIVREAGDVAQRTGVEIGAMTLRNAGADAAAGMQRDEVAESLRALSQMADEAQSESHAMQAALKQVVDIRQATDENTRTSAKVGSLIEALAGQVDTGAQVIERLAQQSEQIEVVLTVIHGIAEQTNLLALNAAIEAARAGETGRGFAVVADEVRALASKTQSSTGDIQAHIVALQQGAREAVAAIGQAGRQASEGLLVLRDSARLQQSVQASVEQVHAAIGLATQAAAHQAKGAQAVRGRVETIHAQAEKAAQAVVETTASGKVLDGLAAQLKASLGQFRA, from the coding sequence GTGTCGGCCGTTCTCTCACTGTTACAAAGCCGTTTACTGCGGCCTGTGTTCGTTACCCTCGGTATCGCCCTTTTGGTGCAGGTGCTGGTGGCTGTTGCTCTGACCCGGAGCACGGTGACCGCGCTGGAAGCCGATTTGGGTGTGCGCCTGGGCGCGGACAGTCAAAGGCTTTCGGGCGAACTCGAGCAGGCGGGGCGTGAAGTCACGTCGAGCCTCGACAGTCTCTCCACCAGCACACGCCAACGCCTCACGGCAGGTTTGTCTTCTCGTTTGAAGGACGAGCAGGCGCAGCTGCGTGCGACGCTGGAAAAAGACCTGAAGGACTCCGCCAATGATATGGCGCAGCTCCTGGCCTCGGTCGCACCCCGCGCCATGTGGGACAGCGACGTTCCAACGCTCTCCGAATTCGCCCGTCGTGCGCAGCGCAATCCGAACGTGCTGTTTGTGGTCTACGACGATGCGACGGGTCAGCACTTGACGCGCTACCTCAACCGGGAAAATCCGATCAACAAGGCCCTGCTGGAAAAAGGCCAGGGCGAGCGGGCACTGGACAAAGTGCTGGATGCGGCGAAGAACGATCCTTCGGTGTTCTACATCGAGGCTTCGATCAATCCCAATGGCGTCGAAATCGGCAAGGTATTGATGGGCGTCTCGACCGCCTCGGTGGAAACCGATCTCGCGGCTCTGGACAAGCGCTTCTCTGCGCTGATCGCCAGCAGCGACCAATTGGTCGGCGATAGCCTCAAGGGCGCGGCGGCCGACAGTGCGACAGCCATGCGTGCGCGTCTGCAGTCGGCGCAGTCGACGGCATCTGAAATGAAAGCCAATACCACCAGCACGGTGCAGGAAGCGGCGTCCACCTTGCGCTGGCGCATCGGCGTGTTTCTGGCGGTGGTGGGCTTCGGTGTTCTGCTGTTGCTGGCCGTGGTGCTCGGGCGTCGGGTGGTCAATCGCCTGAAAATGCTGATCGTTGCCATGGATGACCTGGCGGCGGGCGAGGGTGACCTGACCAAGCGTGTGCAGATCAACAGCAAAGACGAAATCGGCGACATGGCCTCGGCGGTCAATCGCTTCGTGGATAAGTTGCAGCCGATCGTGCGCGAGGCGGGCGATGTGGCCCAGCGCACCGGCGTGGAAATCGGCGCGATGACCCTGCGCAACGCCGGGGCCGATGCGGCGGCGGGCATGCAGCGTGATGAGGTCGCAGAAAGTCTGCGGGCCTTGTCGCAAATGGCGGATGAAGCTCAGTCAGAAAGCCATGCCATGCAGGCGGCATTGAAGCAGGTTGTGGATATTCGTCAGGCCACCGATGAAAACACCCGGACCTCGGCGAAAGTCGGCAGCCTGATCGAGGCGTTGGCCGGGCAGGTTGATACCGGCGCGCAAGTGATCGAGCGACTGGCGCAGCAGAGTGAACAGATTGAAGTGGTACTGACGGTGATTCACGGGATCGCCGAGCAAACCAACCTGCTGGCATTGAACGCGGCCATCGAGGCGGCGCGAGCCGGCGAGACCGGGCGCGGGTTTGCGGTGGTGGCTGACGAAGTGCGGGCGCTGGCGAGCAAGACCCAGAGCTCCACCGGCGATATTCAGGCGCACATCGTGGCGTTGCAGCAGGGTGCGCGCGAAGCGGTGGCGGCGATTGGTCAGGCGGGACGTCAGGCCAGCGAAGGTTTGCTGGTCTTGCGTGACAGCGCGCGGTTGCAGCAGTCGGTCCAGGCATCGGTGGAGCAGGTGCACGCGGCGATCGGCCTGGCGACTCAGGCTGCAGCGCATCAGGCCAAGGGCGCGCAGGCAGTGCGCGGGCGGGTCGAGACCATTCATGCGCAGGCCGAGAAAGCGGCGCAGGCGGTGGTGGAAACCACGGCCAGCGGCAAGGTGCTGGATGGGTTGGCGGCGCAGTTGAAGGCGAGTCTGGGGCAGTTCCGGGCGTAA
- a CDS encoding iron ABC transporter permease has protein sequence MSASLPVSTGAYVPRRKRPSIWLLLPVLLLVVLSLLPLAYVGLKAWQAGWAEALHLLWRPYVFGLLRNTLALMVGVTLACGVIGLTLAWLLERSNLPGRRLWGVILCLPFAVPAFVSSFTWVSLSAHFEGLGGAILVMTLSKYPLIFLPVAATLRNLDPSLEESARTLGQNRWGVFFKVTLPLLWPSLLAGSLLIALHMLVEFGALSIIGLQTFTTAIYQQFELEFSNANAAMLSAVLLALCLMLLWLELRVRGKGRHVRTGQGAARRAEQVRLGPWAIAGQFYCLLLAIIGSGIPLGMLVYWLAVGSSAAFPVAAIGEALLSSLALSLGGAALCLVLAVPVGLLVVRYKGQLAIWAERLPYLLHALPGLVIALTLVYFALHYVPALYQTSALLLIAYALLFLPLAQAPIRTALNKAAPQLEEAARTLGASSFTAFCRITLPIIFPALGAAFALVFLDAMKELTATLLLSPTGLNTLATEVWAHTANVEFAAAAPYAALLILVSGLPVYLLTTRMYLSR, from the coding sequence ATGAGCGCTTCGCTACCCGTTTCGACCGGCGCTTACGTGCCTCGGCGCAAGCGGCCGTCGATCTGGCTGCTGCTGCCGGTTCTGCTACTGGTCGTGCTCAGTCTGCTGCCACTGGCCTATGTCGGGCTCAAGGCCTGGCAGGCGGGCTGGGCCGAGGCGCTGCATTTGCTCTGGCGGCCTTATGTGTTCGGTTTGCTGCGCAATACCCTGGCGCTGATGGTCGGAGTGACGCTGGCCTGCGGCGTGATCGGGCTGACGCTGGCGTGGCTGCTGGAACGCAGCAATCTGCCGGGGCGGCGCCTGTGGGGCGTGATCCTGTGCCTGCCGTTCGCCGTACCGGCGTTTGTCAGCAGCTTCACCTGGGTTTCGCTGAGCGCTCATTTTGAAGGGCTCGGCGGGGCGATTTTGGTGATGACGCTCTCCAAGTACCCGCTGATTTTCCTGCCGGTGGCAGCGACTTTGCGCAATCTCGATCCATCTTTGGAAGAGTCCGCACGCACGCTGGGGCAAAATCGCTGGGGGGTGTTCTTCAAGGTCACCCTGCCCCTGCTCTGGCCGTCACTGCTCGCTGGTTCGCTGTTGATCGCGCTGCACATGCTGGTGGAATTCGGCGCACTGTCGATCATCGGCCTGCAAACCTTTACCACCGCAATCTATCAACAGTTCGAACTGGAATTCAGCAACGCCAACGCCGCGATGCTCTCGGCAGTGTTGCTGGCGCTGTGCCTGATGCTGCTGTGGCTGGAACTGCGCGTTCGCGGCAAAGGTCGCCACGTGCGTACAGGCCAAGGCGCGGCGCGACGGGCGGAGCAGGTTCGCCTGGGACCATGGGCCATCGCTGGGCAGTTTTACTGCCTGCTGCTGGCGATCATCGGTAGCGGCATTCCACTGGGGATGCTGGTGTATTGGCTGGCCGTGGGTTCGTCTGCGGCATTTCCGGTGGCAGCCATCGGTGAGGCGCTGCTTTCATCCCTGGCGCTGTCACTGGGTGGCGCGGCGTTGTGCCTTGTTCTGGCGGTGCCCGTCGGATTGTTAGTGGTGCGCTACAAGGGCCAACTGGCGATCTGGGCCGAACGCCTGCCCTATCTGCTGCATGCCCTGCCGGGGCTGGTGATTGCCCTGACACTCGTCTATTTTGCTTTGCATTATGTGCCCGCGCTGTACCAGACCTCGGCACTGCTGCTGATCGCTTATGCGCTGCTGTTTCTGCCACTGGCTCAGGCACCGATTCGTACGGCACTGAACAAGGCTGCGCCGCAACTGGAGGAAGCCGCACGAACGCTGGGAGCTTCGTCGTTCACCGCGTTTTGCCGGATAACCCTGCCGATCATTTTCCCGGCGTTGGGTGCGGCGTTTGCGTTGGTGTTTCTGGATGCGATGAAGGAACTGACGGCGACGCTGCTGCTGAGTCCGACCGGACTCAACACATTGGCAACTGAAGTGTGGGCGCATACCGCGAATGTGGAGTTTGCGGCGGCGGCGCCTTATGCGGCGTTGTTGATTCTGGTGTCGGGGTTGCCGGTTTATCTGCTGACGACCCGAATGTATTTGAGCCGCTGA
- a CDS encoding extracellular solute-binding protein, protein MMFRNTLRRGLTITLLGLALATPLTQAADQVSLTLYNGQHKEVGDAVAKAFEAKTGIHVNVRKGSSNQLASQVVEEGDRSPADVIYTEESPPLNKLGEQGLLTKADDETLAVLPKEYVAGNGTWIGVTARVRVVAFNPKLIDEKDLPKSVMEFSDPKWQGKVGFVPTSGAFQEQAVAIIKVHGMDAAEEWLTGLRAFGKTYSNNMVALKAVENGEVATVLVNNYYWFALLREKGQLDSKLHYFTGGDVGGLITVSSAAVLKSSKHPKEAQQLLAYMASEEGQRVITQTTAEYPLHKGMESDRGLKPFSELEAPKVTPADLGNAEEALDLERDVGLN, encoded by the coding sequence ATGATGTTTCGAAATACCCTGCGCCGCGGCCTGACCATCACCCTGCTCGGCCTGGCACTCGCCACTCCCCTCACCCAGGCTGCGGATCAAGTTTCCCTGACCCTCTACAACGGCCAACACAAAGAAGTCGGCGACGCTGTCGCCAAAGCCTTCGAAGCCAAGACCGGCATCCACGTCAACGTCCGCAAAGGCAGCAGCAACCAGCTCGCCAGCCAAGTGGTCGAAGAAGGCGATCGCTCCCCCGCCGACGTGATCTACACCGAAGAATCCCCACCACTGAACAAACTCGGCGAGCAAGGCCTGCTGACCAAGGCGGATGACGAAACCCTGGCAGTTTTGCCCAAGGAATACGTCGCCGGCAATGGCACCTGGATCGGCGTGACCGCCCGGGTGCGCGTCGTGGCGTTCAACCCCAAGTTGATCGACGAAAAAGACCTGCCGAAATCGGTGATGGAGTTCTCCGACCCGAAATGGCAGGGCAAGGTGGGTTTCGTACCGACCAGCGGCGCCTTCCAGGAACAAGCCGTCGCGATCATCAAGGTGCACGGCATGGACGCGGCCGAAGAGTGGCTGACCGGCCTGCGCGCCTTCGGCAAGACCTACAGCAACAACATGGTCGCGCTCAAAGCCGTGGAAAACGGCGAAGTCGCGACGGTGCTGGTGAACAACTACTACTGGTTCGCACTGCTGCGTGAAAAGGGCCAGCTCGATTCAAAACTGCATTACTTCACCGGTGGCGACGTCGGCGGGCTGATCACTGTTTCCAGCGCAGCCGTTCTGAAGTCCAGCAAACACCCAAAAGAAGCCCAGCAATTGCTCGCCTATATGGCCAGCGAAGAAGGCCAACGCGTGATCACCCAGACCACCGCCGAATACCCGCTGCATAAAGGCATGGAATCGGATCGCGGCCTCAAGCCATTCAGCGAGCTGGAGGCGCCGAAAGTCACGCCAGCCGACCTCGGCAACGCCGAAGAAGCGCTGGATCTGGAACGTGACGTTGGCCTGAACTGA
- the rnr gene encoding ribonuclease R produces the protein MADWQSLDPEAAREAEKYENPIPSRELILQHLADRGSPANREQLVEEFGLTTEDQIEALRRRLRAMERDAQLIYTRRGTYAPVDKLDLILGRISGHRDGFGFLVPDDGSDDLFMSPAQMRLVFDGDRALARVSGLDRRGRREGMIVEVVSRAHETIVGRYFEEGGIGFVVADNPKIQQEVLVTPGRNANAQIGQFVEVKITHWPTPRFQPQGDVVEVVGNYMAPGMEIDVALRTYDIPHVWPDAVLKEAGKLKPEVEEKDKEKRIDLRHLPFVTIDGEDARDFDDAVYCEARPGKLRLFSGGWKLYVAIADVSSYVKLGSALDAEAQVRGNSVYFPERVIPMLPEQLSNGLCSLNPQVDRLAMVCEMTISKSGEMTDYCFYEAVIHSHARLTYNKVSAMLETPKATEARKLRGEYTDVVPHLKQLYALYKVLLAARHVRGAIDFETQETRIIFGSERKIAEIRPTIRNDAHKLIEECMLAANVATAEFLKKHEIPALYRVHDGPPPERLEKLRAFLGELGLSLHKGKDGPSPKDYQALLAGIKDRPDFHLIQTVMLRSLSQAVYSADNQGHFGLNYEAYTHFTSPIRRYPDLLTHRAIRSVIHSKQDTPHVRRAGAMTIPKARIYPYDEAALEQLGEQCSMSERRADEATRDVVNWLKCEFMKDRVGESFPGVITAVTGFGLFVELTDIYVEGLVHVTALPGDYYHFDPVHHRLAGERTGRSFRLGDTVEVRVMRVDLDERKIDFEMAETTISAPIGRKKRGTETAAPAASSKKSEAEPAPAKTGRRPAKEKAVEAYRPSDAAAKNAEVRKSREMKQALLAGAKSGGKAASAGKTSRSAPEKAVGGKPAKPSKHRKGPPKAGSAPAKSGGARKPKAKP, from the coding sequence ATGGCCGATTGGCAGTCCCTCGATCCCGAGGCCGCTCGTGAAGCGGAAAAATATGAAAACCCCATTCCTAGCCGCGAACTGATCCTTCAGCATCTTGCTGATCGGGGTTCGCCTGCTAACCGCGAGCAACTGGTTGAAGAGTTTGGTCTGACCACAGAAGACCAGATCGAAGCCCTGCGCCGCCGTCTGCGCGCCATGGAGCGCGATGCTCAACTCATCTATACCCGTCGCGGCACTTATGCGCCGGTGGACAAGCTCGACCTGATCCTGGGCCGCATCAGCGGTCACCGTGACGGTTTCGGTTTCCTGGTGCCGGATGACGGCAGTGACGACCTGTTCATGAGCCCGGCGCAAATGCGTCTGGTGTTCGACGGTGACCGTGCTCTGGCCCGCGTTTCCGGTCTGGACCGTCGCGGTCGCCGCGAAGGCATGATCGTCGAAGTGGTGTCCCGTGCTCACGAAACCATCGTCGGTCGTTACTTCGAAGAAGGCGGTATCGGTTTCGTCGTTGCCGACAACCCGAAGATCCAGCAGGAAGTGCTGGTGACGCCGGGCCGTAATGCCAATGCGCAGATCGGTCAGTTCGTCGAAGTGAAGATCACCCACTGGCCGACGCCGCGCTTCCAGCCGCAAGGCGACGTGGTTGAAGTCGTGGGTAACTACATGGCGCCGGGCATGGAAATCGATGTCGCCCTGCGCACCTACGACATTCCTCACGTCTGGCCTGATGCCGTACTGAAGGAAGCCGGCAAGCTCAAGCCGGAAGTCGAAGAGAAAGACAAAGAGAAGCGCATCGACCTGCGTCATCTGCCGTTCGTCACCATCGATGGTGAAGATGCGCGCGACTTCGATGACGCGGTCTACTGCGAGGCCCGTCCGGGCAAGCTGCGCCTGTTCTCCGGTGGCTGGAAGTTGTACGTGGCGATTGCCGACGTATCCAGCTACGTGAAACTCGGTTCGGCACTGGACGCCGAGGCGCAGGTTCGCGGCAACTCGGTGTATTTCCCCGAGCGCGTGATCCCGATGCTGCCTGAGCAGTTGTCCAACGGCCTGTGCTCGCTGAATCCGCAGGTTGATCGTCTGGCCATGGTTTGCGAGATGACCATCTCCAAATCCGGCGAAATGACCGACTACTGCTTCTACGAAGCGGTGATTCACTCCCATGCCCGCCTGACCTACAACAAGGTCAGCGCGATGCTGGAAACGCCGAAAGCTACTGAAGCGCGCAAACTGCGTGGCGAGTACACCGACGTCGTGCCGCACCTCAAGCAGCTCTATGCGCTGTACAAGGTATTGCTGGCCGCCCGTCACGTGCGTGGCGCGATCGATTTCGAAACGCAGGAAACCCGGATCATCTTCGGTTCCGAGCGCAAGATTGCCGAAATCCGTCCAACCATACGCAATGATGCCCACAAGCTGATCGAGGAATGCATGCTGGCGGCCAACGTGGCCACCGCTGAATTCCTGAAAAAGCACGAAATCCCTGCGCTTTACCGCGTTCACGATGGTCCGCCACCGGAGCGTCTGGAAAAACTGCGCGCGTTCCTCGGCGAGCTCGGCCTGTCCCTGCACAAAGGCAAGGACGGTCCGTCGCCGAAGGATTACCAGGCATTGCTGGCCGGTATCAAGGATCGCCCGGATTTCCACCTGATCCAGACCGTCATGCTGCGTTCGTTGAGTCAGGCGGTGTACAGCGCTGATAACCAGGGCCACTTCGGCCTGAATTACGAGGCGTACACCCACTTCACTTCGCCGATCCGCCGCTACCCGGACTTGCTCACTCACCGGGCGATCCGCAGCGTCATCCATTCGAAGCAGGACACGCCTCACGTCCGTCGTGCCGGTGCGATGACTATTCCGAAAGCGCGCATCTATCCGTACGACGAAGCGGCGCTGGAGCAGCTCGGCGAACAGTGCTCGATGAGCGAGCGCCGTGCCGACGAAGCGACCCGTGACGTGGTGAACTGGCTCAAGTGCGAGTTCATGAAGGATCGCGTGGGCGAGTCGTTCCCGGGCGTGATCACCGCGGTGACTGGTTTTGGTCTGTTCGTCGAACTGACCGACATCTACGTCGAAGGCCTGGTGCACGTCACCGCGCTGCCGGGCGATTACTACCACTTCGATCCTGTGCACCACCGCCTGGCCGGTGAGCGTACCGGTCGCAGCTTCCGCCTTGGCGACACTGTTGAAGTGCGGGTCATGCGCGTCGACCTCGACGAGCGCAAGATCGACTTCGAGATGGCCGAAACAACCATCAGCGCGCCGATCGGTCGCAAGAAACGTGGCACTGAAACCGCAGCACCCGCCGCGTCTTCTAAAAAATCGGAAGCAGAGCCGGCCCCGGCTAAAACCGGTCGTCGTCCTGCCAAGGAAAAGGCTGTCGAGGCCTACCGCCCGAGCGATGCGGCAGCGAAAAACGCTGAAGTGCGCAAAAGTCGTGAAATGAAACAGGCGTTGCTCGCCGGTGCGAAAAGCGGCGGTAAAGCGGCGTCTGCGGGAAAGACGAGCCGGTCGGCGCCTGAAAAGGCTGTCGGCGGCAAACCTGCCAAACCGAGCAAACATCGTAAAGGTCCGCCAAAAGCGGGCTCGGCCCCAGCCAAAAGCGGCGGGGCGCGTAAACCTAAGGCCAAGCCATGA
- the rlmB gene encoding 23S rRNA (guanosine(2251)-2'-O)-methyltransferase RlmB yields the protein MSQLEKIYGVHAVEALLRHHPKRVKQIWLAEGRNDPRVQTLIELANENRVQVGQAERREMDAWVEGVHQGVVADVSPSQVWGEAMLDELLDRTEGAPLLLVLDGVTDPHNLGACLRSADAAGALAVIVPKDKSATLTPVVRKIACGAAEVIPLVAVTNLARTLEKLQQRGLWVVGTAGEAEVSLYDQDLTGPTILIMGAEGKGMRRLTREHCDYLVNLPMAGSVSSLNVSVATGVCLFEAQRQRSVKAKAAAKKS from the coding sequence ATGAGTCAGTTGGAAAAGATCTATGGCGTACACGCTGTAGAAGCGTTGCTGCGTCACCACCCGAAACGCGTCAAGCAGATCTGGCTGGCCGAAGGCCGCAACGATCCCCGGGTCCAGACGCTGATTGAGCTGGCCAACGAAAACCGGGTCCAGGTCGGCCAGGCCGAGCGCCGTGAAATGGACGCCTGGGTTGAAGGCGTGCACCAGGGTGTGGTCGCGGACGTGAGTCCAAGCCAGGTCTGGGGCGAGGCGATGCTCGACGAGCTGCTGGATCGCACTGAAGGCGCACCGCTATTGCTGGTGCTCGACGGTGTGACTGACCCGCATAACCTCGGTGCCTGCCTGCGTTCCGCCGATGCGGCGGGCGCACTGGCCGTGATCGTGCCAAAGGACAAGTCGGCCACCCTGACGCCGGTTGTACGAAAAATTGCCTGCGGTGCTGCGGAAGTGATTCCGCTGGTGGCCGTGACCAACCTGGCGCGCACCCTGGAGAAACTTCAGCAGCGCGGCTTGTGGGTTGTCGGTACGGCGGGTGAAGCGGAAGTCAGCCTGTACGACCAGGACCTGACCGGCCCGACCATCCTGATCATGGGTGCCGAAGGCAAAGGCATGCGTCGCCTGACCCGCGAGCATTGCGACTATCTGGTGAACCTGCCGATGGCTGGTAGCGTCAGTAGCCTTAACGTGTCTGTGGCGACGGGTGTTTGCCTGTTCGAAGCGCAGCGTCAGCGTAGCGTCAAAGCCAAGGCTGCCGCCAAGAAATCCTGA
- a CDS encoding IS110 family transposase translates to MSACTTLAVDLAKQVFQVAGEDILGQVFYEQRIKSREAFYDFLRQLPPHVVVLMETGPGAQAWARQLQDQGNPVRILPAGLVATHRSGPKNDRNDALAILRANRDEKICAVPVKSVTALAMQALHRARQGYVRRRTALSNQMRGLLLEHGVALAQGDVAISQKIPRVLEDATQPVPGLLRELIDELLAEWRHLGERISVLTGRLEVAANTDMTAKRLMTVRGIGPITATALVAKETKPERFPNARKFAAYFGMVPDQHSSGETVRLGGMTKRGDAYLRSLMIQGAHAVLQQLRPDSQQPDDRRLLHWMSRLGRKEAAIRLANRNLRIVWVLLQNDQTYRRHAGDGQPATMGH, encoded by the coding sequence TTGTCGGCCTGCACAACCTTGGCGGTCGACCTGGCCAAACAGGTCTTTCAGGTCGCCGGTGAAGATATCCTCGGCCAGGTGTTCTACGAGCAGCGGATCAAGTCGCGCGAGGCGTTTTATGATTTTCTCCGACAGTTGCCGCCGCATGTCGTGGTTTTGATGGAGACCGGTCCGGGTGCCCAGGCTTGGGCCCGGCAGCTGCAAGACCAAGGCAATCCGGTGCGGATTCTTCCAGCCGGTTTGGTGGCCACACATCGCAGCGGGCCTAAAAATGATCGCAACGATGCGCTGGCGATTCTGCGGGCTAATCGCGATGAAAAAATCTGCGCAGTACCGGTCAAAAGCGTTACGGCGCTGGCAATGCAGGCGTTGCATCGCGCCCGCCAGGGCTATGTGCGTCGACGCACGGCCCTCAGTAATCAGATGCGCGGCCTGCTGCTTGAGCACGGCGTAGCCTTGGCGCAGGGCGATGTTGCGATCAGCCAGAAAATTCCGCGGGTGCTGGAAGATGCCACCCAACCGGTGCCGGGCCTGCTGCGTGAACTGATCGACGAACTGTTGGCCGAGTGGCGCCATTTGGGCGAGCGCATCAGCGTACTGACGGGACGCCTGGAAGTGGCCGCCAACACCGACATGACGGCGAAGCGGCTAATGACTGTGCGCGGCATCGGCCCGATCACTGCCACGGCACTGGTGGCCAAGGAAACCAAGCCTGAGCGATTTCCCAATGCCCGCAAGTTTGCCGCGTACTTTGGCATGGTGCCTGACCAGCACAGCAGCGGGGAGACGGTCCGGCTGGGGGGCATGACCAAGCGAGGTGATGCTTATTTACGCAGCCTGATGATCCAGGGAGCCCATGCGGTGCTGCAACAACTACGACCTGATTCCCAGCAACCCGATGACCGCCGCTTGTTGCACTGGATGAGCCGGTTGGGCCGTAAGGAGGCTGCGATCAGGCTAGCCAACCGCAACCTGCGAATCGTCTGGGTGCTTCTACAGAATGACCAGACTTATCGTCGCCACGCGGGTGATGGCCAGCCAGCGACGATGGGCCACTGA
- the rpsF gene encoding 30S ribosomal protein S6, whose protein sequence is MRHYEIIFLVHPDQSEQVGGMVERYTKLIEEDGGKIHRLEDWGRRQLAYAINNVHKAHYVMLNVECTGKALAELEDNFRYNDAVIRNLVIRRDEAVTGQSEMLKAEENRSERRERRDRPEHEGAESADSDDSDNSDNADE, encoded by the coding sequence ATGCGTCATTACGAAATCATCTTTTTGGTCCACCCGGATCAAAGCGAGCAAGTCGGCGGCATGGTTGAGCGTTACACCAAGCTGATCGAAGAAGACGGCGGCAAAATCCACCGTCTGGAAGATTGGGGCCGTCGTCAACTGGCCTACGCAATCAACAATGTTCACAAGGCTCACTACGTGATGCTGAACGTTGAGTGCACTGGCAAGGCCCTGGCCGAGCTGGAAGACAACTTCCGCTACAACGATGCAGTGATCCGTAACCTGGTCATCCGTCGCGACGAAGCCGTTACCGGCCAGTCCGAGATGCTCAAGGCTGAAGAAAACCGCAGTGAGCGCCGTGAGCGTCGCGACCGTCCTGAGCACGAAGGCGCTGAAAGCGCTGATAGTGATGACAGCGACAACAGCGATAACGCTGACGAGTAA